Within Salvia splendens isolate huo1 chromosome 21, SspV2, whole genome shotgun sequence, the genomic segment AATAGTACACATGTTAGTGTTTCTGGTGCATGCTGTGTTGGTTTAGTTTATCATGCCTATAGTTCGCCATTACCACTTCGGTAGCAGCCATCTCTATCTCCTTCCCTTCTCATTGggtgtattttgagtaattccTATCATGCATTGGAGcaatttgtgttttacatttatactttattactagtatttactCCTCTAGCTGTGCTTTATTTCTTGGTGGCCTGATCTTACTGCATATTCTCCAGAATCTTGTTCTttgatttatttgaaaataaatgatGGCTTGTTTGCACTGGTAAATCAACCACACAGACCAGGTGTTGTTAGTGAATTATCACTATAATTGGCAGTGACTACAAGAAAGTGTGTAATTGATCGAATTTcacgtttatgtgttttttggTATTGTATGCAGGGATGGAAATGGCTCAATTGATATGTGGAGGTTGCCACACCTTGCTTATGCATGCTCGTGGAGCAACCAGTGTCAGGTGTTCCTGCTGTCACACTGTAAATCTTGTGCCAGGTATAGACTTGACAATATATTTACATACTAATGCTAGATCTTAATAATGTCTTTTTTATGGCAGTTGTGCAAGTTATGGTGTTCTTTTACTACCAGATGAAAACTGGATAATTTTTGTGCTTTCGTAATACTTGGAATTAGTTAATTATGAATTGATACACTCCCAATGATCAACAaatggtttagggtttaggggtaAGTGGTAACCCCATCGACGTGatacaaataatattttctagATGCCCCACTCTCATCTCTATATAATGTGACATCTTACCATGTTATAGCTAGGCAAtgataagaattaaataaaataaaaacaagttGGTAGACTGAAATCAAGGACTTATGCCGGCTGTCTTTACAATTTCACAACGTTTAATGATGTTCCCCAACGTGACAACCTTGAATTAATCCGAAAGGGAAACACTTAATTAACTAGATATAAACACATATTTTTTATGACTTTGGTTTTGTGGAAAAGAAAAACTTAAATCAAATTGCACTCAAAGTGAGCACGAGATCTCGAATCGATGCTGCTAAAATTATGATACTAAAAAATAGGATTTTAATTTTTGCAATTGGAAGTAAAGTCTTCATTTCTCACATGAAATTGGACCAATCAATCTACCACAGAATTCTAGGATTATTCTACGCTGATATGTTATATCCTTTACCATTGATAAGATTATTTTCAGAAGCGAACTTAGtgcattatttttattgaatgtTGCATTTAATGGAATTTGTTTAAGGCTTAGCTACGATTCTCATCTGGTAGTTTCGACGATTATTGCCAATTTAGTAACaattttaacaaataaaattaagataataTCCGATGTTCTTCCTTAGGATAATAAAATAGATCTCGCAAAAAAGAGATGATAGTCATTTGGACTGAGATGGCCGAATTATTAAGTATaccattcaaatttaattaatttaattttttatatttaattatataagtaTGTTGCTAGTTTCCGGTCTCAAATTTATGCtactatattaatatttaagttaCACGATCTCAATAAATTAAACACTGAATTCTATGAAGAATTAATacattgaaattttattttagactatattttattgttttgatgACTTGTTATATTCTAACCGTACTCTTAAGGAGATCAAGTGTAATAACAAATCATATAAATTGCAGAGGAATAGTCCTTCACAACAATAGTTGTCAATTTGCGGCCGTTTGACTTGGTGGTGGATTGCGTGAAATTGTAATAATGAAACCCTATATAAcgaaaaattaacaaaaattttattaaccataataaaaatataaactttgaTGTAATATAAAATTGTCAAAAAGCATGACTCATTAGACAGTTTGACAAAAACCTTtcttaaatacgagtataaGATGAATTTAAATGTGAActtataaaatatactccatccgttgcGATTAGAGTCCTACTTACTGTTATTCGCCGATAATAGTCTCAATTCATTTTTACAATAGATGATAATATACTGAGTTATTCGCCAATAATAGTCTCATATCATTTTTATTGTTATTCGCCAATAATAGCCTTACTAATTTATTATACTCACAGTtcattacaaaattaataatatactcccccgtcccataaaagtAGGTGCAATGGatatggcacgagaattaagacataattggtaaagtaagagagagagaagaatgatatggtaaagtaagagaggggagaAGAATGATAgataaagtagtgttagtggatagtgaaacatatattattaaattgatataaatttctaaaaatggaatgcacatatttttgtgggacggataaaaatagaaagttcatatatttttattggacagagagagtataaaaatgaaattcataTTTCACTATTTAATCTATTAATTTtactttatatttcttaaatattCTCGCAGAATTCAACTGAGACTCTTAATATGGACGATGCATCTAGTATCTCCCTCCATCTTAATCAagaggaaagaaaaaaaaatccttcCCAACCCTTAATTGGTGAATTCCAAACCTAATATTTTTGAATCAATTTGGCAAACGCTTAATCACACATAGATCATGGACCCCCACAATTGAAAAGTATCCTTGatagcaaaaataaataataaaataaacataaaaaaggCTGGCAGCTTTCAATCACGGCCGTCCACGTAGGTTGCATCAACGGTCAAGATCACACGTGGTGGGTGAGGTGGCCGGTAGCTCGACGGCTGACATATCTCACGCGTGCGGATATATGAACATGACTCTTAtcctaattaatattttatttaactaattaattaattaaaatattactattatctGTCTTAATCATCGATGCGTCATTGCCGTTATGTGGCTTATTAAATTATATGGGGTAGATTAAAGTATTCAAATTGGgacttaattattaattttctaGATCACACAGAATGATATTCGGATATGACTCTTTTGTTGATCGATCGATATATATGGCTAATTATGGGATACTTGAAACATAATCTCAGTGTTAATTTGTTTTCTTGTGAATTGTTTTGTCTTATTTCTTATAGGGAGTAAGTAGCTAACCTAGTTACTAAGATGAATGAATTACTAAATCATAGGTGTCCATACAAAAAGAAGAATGTTTAaggatttttttcaaattaattaagaatgataatttatatttttaaagacactatctaaattttaaaaatatcttcaGTCTAGGTgttgtaattaaaattaaagggtACAAACGAAAACGAAAGTGACTGAAAGACAAAAGATTAAGGTTCAATCAACAATTATGCTCTCAACAAAAgggaattttaattaattttcaaaatttccaaTCCAAATATTTAACTTTTATAAGATGAGTTTATTGTAGATACGTTCCAACACAACTACGTACGTATTATACCTACACAATTATAGTGATATTTGAATTAGTTCTGACATACACAACATTCtctataaaaaatgataattttctcGCTTGAATATACTGTGTAGGATTGGACAATAGATACTTACATTAGCTTAATTACATTTACATCCTCACCATAGACATAATTAACAGCGTAAGATTTTCAAATTGGAAATTAAAGTAGATTTtctgaattttgaatttgtaatATCACTTAGCCAACCTTTTTGTGATTTCATTTGGTAAATCAAAGTTTTTGTCCAACAATTTGCATAAAATatggaatatatatttatagaaatgaaaaataaaaaactttgaTTGCTAGCTTCGGTGTGATCCCCCTGGCAAAACAATGCACGAAAATGTGTGATCAAAATCAACAAAGCAATATTGCCAAAATGTATACAGTTGACATAAAGATGATAAAGTGAGAGAGAGTAACGAATAAAAGATGATAAAGTTTTTTGTTAAAAACAAATGGTTCAACTATCTTGGGACAACCTAAAAAGGAATAAAGGaagtattaaaactcatgtcgtttACTATTCCCTTTGTCGcattcaagatgtccatatttcctttttagtttgtccgaCTCAAGAtatccactttctatattttgaaataaatttctctcttatttctcttcattaaaatattcaactaatttGTTCTCTCTACTTATTCCACCTAACTATTCctcataaaatctcatgtcactcaagaatgcggacatcttgagtgagaccGGAGGAATACTATTTTACATGGACGGAGATGAGAAGGTGTAGTTACTTAATTTgataaaatggtaaaaaaagaCTAATAAAATGAGAAAGCAAAGAGCTCTTTCATATCCGAAGTCAGCGTCTCTTTTCTTTCTCCTCCTTCTTCCCCAACAtctccacctctctctctctctaaaagaACCAATCTCAGTTATCTTCAAACAAACTTGAGAAACCTTAAGATCGAGCTAGGAGTGCATGGTCAATAATTCAAATGAGAAGCTACCTAATTTGGTTTAACTAAGATGATGGAGAAGAACAATCAAGGCGACTTAGCCGATGTAGTCCgcgccaccaccaccgccaccgccaccgcatCAAGAACTTCAATCAACTACCCTCCCGAATATTTCGGCGATCCATTCACTTACATCGCCGATATTCCTCTCATCCAATCCCCTCCAACCACTTCTCACCTCTTCTACAATTCCAATCCACCCTCAAACATCTTCTCCAGGATGCTCGAAATCTCTCCGAATATCAAGCCACGTGAACTTCCATCGCCGCCGCCGAGAAATACGCCCATCAAAAGAAGGtgggattttttttatgaattattgTTAGTAAAACAATAGTAGGATTTTAAATATTGCACGTTGCATTAATAATCTGTGGAAGTTCACATGCCCTAATTAATGAGGCAATCACCCCGAAATGGGGTTTTGGTTGACTCATTTTTTTACTACTAATTGAGATTGTTAATTAATCAAACCCTTCAAATTTAATCAGACTTTGCTTTCATGCTTCTATTGTTTTCAGATATTACTATTTCTTGAAATCATATTATCCGCCATTTTGGcctatttttatttcttctctcATTACAAAACTGCAATTGAAATGAATTGAGTCGAGTTTATGtctgaataaaaaaagaaaaactgatTTTGACGCAAGATTTAAATGTAGGAAAAGTCAGGCGAAGAAAGTAGTTTGTATTCCAGCAGCAGCACCAGCAAACAGCAGAGCTACCGGAGAAGTTGTTCCATCGGATCTTTGGGCATGGCGGAAGTACGGACAGAAGCCAATCAAGGGTTCGCCTTATCCTAGGTATCATCATACTCCCCCCGTTCACTataaatagaaattctttcctttttggtttttttttccagaaattgaaattttctattttaagaagtGAATcctacaatccactaacactaactCCACTGCTTTTTCTCTTCCTTTGTCTTaatttatccatttttttttcattcttctttcttactttaccaatttcgcaTTAAAACCCATCCAAACTTCctattttagaaaatgaagGGAATGTCTCTTTGATATGTCATAATAAAGATGATTCATTCATAATAAAAAGACATGTCTTTTTGATCTATGCATTATTATCTCTccaccaaataaaaaataacaatatataaatatataaaagtctGTGTTGCCCGAGAAATGGATCATCTAGAGGGATTATAAGTTATACTCCTATCAAAATAGAAGATAATGAAGGATAACTATCCAAAGACTTAGCAAAATctcttaattattattttttatctaGTCATGTGGGGGAATATAAGTAAAAGTAATGAGAATGTGTGTAGTTTACCTAATTCGCAATCTAATTCTTTTGCATTGTGTTTATAGAAAGAAATCATATAAAGATTTCATTATAACCTCCATATATTGATCTTTCAAATAAGTTCAATAATGTGTTAATATTGCTACTACATCCGCAGGGGCTATTACAGATGTAGTAGCTCAAAggggtgttcggcgaggaaacaAGTGGAGCGGAGCCGAACCGACCCGAATATGCTCATGATCACCTACACCTCGGAGCACAACCATCCGTGGCCTACGCAGCGCAACGCCCTCGCCGGCTCCACCCGATCTCAACCACCCAAGACCATCAAGGACTCAGAAAAGGATACAAACCCCAAAAATCACGACCACAAGGAAACCTCCATAGACAACCATGGAGCCGTCAAAGAAGAGGTGGATAATCGGGTTGAAGCCGAATTCGACGAAACATACAAGCCGGATCAAGATAGTTTTTTTGCCGATTTGGGGGAAATTGGAGATAATCCATTGAGTTTATTCGGACAAGGGTTTCCATCACGTGATGATGGCAATAGTCATAGTGATTTAGATCCGTTTGACTTGTATGATTGGGCAATCAGCACCACTGCGACAGAGGCGGATGCGGTGGAGGACTCGGCCGGGAAAGCTTGAAATGGTTCCTTTGATAATCTCTGTACAATATTTAGAAGGTGTTTTATGAGGTTTGGGCTTACATGGGAAACtttgattttttaatgattGATTTAATGCAACAGATTTAAGAGGCAATCTGGCCTTGTTAATATCTTCAAAACTTCAACATcagaaaaattaatactatctCCGTCTTTGAAAAATAGAATCTTTTAAAACAACACGAGTgttaatacataattggtaaaaataagagagaagaattagtaaagtaagagagatgaagagaaaaatgaTTAAAGTAAGAAAggggaagagaaaaagtagtagAAATAGAGCTAGTGGATTATAGGGTCcacttttctatttttaaaagatgacccaaaatgaaaatagtttctTTTTAAGAGACCGTTCAAAAttgaaatactttttatttttaaaaaacggaagCAGTATAATAACCTAATTTCCCAATAAGCTTTACACGTCTTGTTGgaatattattaaataaacttgattttgtaatgggaatatctagatattatacaaatatctagatattatgTAGAATTATATAGAATTAGGCATggaaaaatatctagatatttgaGTAGAATTAACTAGAGATAGAATTCTCTAAATATAGATATTATCTgaaaaaatctagatattttgaaattaaaagaatGAAGTAGATAATTCTAGAAAAGGGAGTGAATGGCTATAAATATGAGAGAGATGTACCATTTTGTATAAGTTGAGAAAGTTTGAGAATAAAGTGTTCCTTAGTTTTCCACATCaccaacatctcctaaaatatttttcaatattCCACTCATTTTCCTCTCAAATATTTCTTTCAAACTAAATTACTCCTTTAACCTATCTTGTATATTCCAACACGTCTAAGGTTCCTATTTAAAATTAGTTTGATATGATTTACATTATGACACTGGTAAACAAGCAAAGAGTTAATATACTAACAATttgaaaattaatgaaatttacaTATGTTCGGTAAGATTTTCATGGGTTTACATATATGAagcttttcatataatgtgGATATTTTTTCCATGAGTATTTGGTATTTGGTAGAATTTAGCTAAATTAAGAAATCATTTAACCGGCAAGTTTGGGCATGAATTTTGACAGCTTCCCACACGTAGATTATAATGGGAATGACAATGATATATCGGACTTTGGCCTTTGAAATTATCACAtgcccataaaaatatatacaataaAGATTagtaatacataaaattcatcaaaacaaattaaaaaaaacaataacctTCAATAAAACAATGTTAACTACCAAAAATTTTAATGAAACACGTCTAAcactttaaattttattaaaagtaaaaaatatcGTAATACATGTAAAGACTATAGTTCTTTTTACTAGTTACTAGTAGGACACTGTTAAGGACCTGAATCCCTAACGTTCGGTAGAACGGAGAACAACTATAAAGAGATAAATCCGACGCCCGTGAGGGTCAGCGGAGGACGAATCTGGGTGGCTGTGCacgggttccaacccgtcgggcagcgactgcagatcagatatacgtccCGGCTGTGCGCGGTGAGATTTTGTCGGGCAGCAGGTGGCGTAGGGATTAAGGATTCAACGGATTATGCAAGggacttggccaaaataatatattcattcaaGATGATTAAAATGATTACATtcttccctatttataatactaaaccctaacttaccgaataagaaaataatatatgaaaagatactGTGAAtcataatataactaaataaaagatatggaagatatggGAAGATATGGCAAtgtctcgtatcaactcccccacggttaaaatccaccttgtcctcaaggtgggaaccacgaagctaCG encodes:
- the LOC121784042 gene encoding probable WRKY transcription factor 35 — translated: MMEKNNQGDLADVVRATTTATATASRTSINYPPEYFGDPFTYIADIPLIQSPPTTSHLFYNSNPPSNIFSRMLEISPNIKPRELPSPPPRNTPIKRRKSQAKKVVCIPAAAPANSRATGEVVPSDLWAWRKYGQKPIKGSPYPRGYYRCSSSKGCSARKQVERSRTDPNMLMITYTSEHNHPWPTQRNALAGSTRSQPPKTIKDSEKDTNPKNHDHKETSIDNHGAVKEEVDNRVEAEFDETYKPDQDSFFADLGEIGDNPLSLFGQGFPSRDDGNSHSDLDPFDLYDWAISTTATEADAVEDSAGKA